The following are encoded together in the Zingiber officinale cultivar Zhangliang chromosome 8A, Zo_v1.1, whole genome shotgun sequence genome:
- the LOC122008046 gene encoding xyloglucan galactosyltransferase KATAMARI1 homolog isoform X1, producing the protein MRRRSSTSRHQEEMEKANGKPPPMRLCLLATLSAMFWIMIFYFHFAVLSGKPDADQSVLYSSSSNHHPEAYEMLKLDKMDQGLKGFPFTRALRTIENKSDPCGGRYIYVHDLPSRFNTDMLTDCRKLSLWTNMCKFTSNVGMGPPLEDADGVFLNTGWYATNQFAVDVIFNNRMKQYDCLTKDSSIAAAVFVPFYAGFDIARYLWGYNISVRDAASLELVDWLMKRPEWSVMGGRDHFLVAGRITWDFRRLTDNETNWGNKLLFLPATRNMSMLVVEASPWNANDFGIPYPTYFHPAKDADVFIWQDRMRKLKRKYLFSFAGAPRPDNPESIRGQIVDQCRNSKICKLLECDLGESKCHSPSSIMKMFQSSLFCLQPQGDSYTRRSAFDSMLAGCIPVFFHPGSAYIQYIWHLPRNYSTYSVFIPEDDIRKRNVSIEERLKQISPDIIKQMRETVIGLIPKLIYADPRSKMETLKDAFDVSVQAVIDRVTKLRKDLIEGREDKEFIEENSWKYALLEGGQRTVGAHEWDPFFSKLKDTNGDSASSSAEAAKNSWKNEQRSQA; encoded by the coding sequence ATGAGACGGCGATCGTCCACCTCCAGGCATCAGGAGGAGATGGAGAAGGCCAATGGTAAGCCTCCGCCTATGCGGTTGTGTTTATTGGCAACTCTATCTGCCATGTTCTGGATCATGATCTTTTACTTTCACTTTGCCGTTCTCAGCGGCAAACCTGATGCCGATCAATCTGTTCTTTACTCCTCTTCTTCCAACCACCACCCGGAAGCATATGAAATGCTCAAACTGGACAAGATGGATCAAGGTCTCAAGGGATTTCCTTTCACACGAGCCCTTCGGACAATAGAGAACAAGAGTGATCCGTGCGGTGGGAGGTACATCTACGTCCATGATCTTCCTTCGAGGTTCAATACCGACATGCTCACCGATTGTAGAAAGTTGAGCCTTTGGACCAATATGTGCAAGTTCACAAGTAATGTCGGTATGGGACCTCCACTAGAGGATGCTGATGGAGTTTTCTTGAATACAGGATGGTATGCTACTAATCAATTTGCAGTCGATGTGATCTTCAACAACCGAATGAAACAGTATGATTGCTTGACAAAAGATTCATCCATTGCCGCTGCTGTTTTTGTGCCTTTCTATGCTGGGTTCGACATAGCTCGATATCTTTGGGGATACAATATATCAGTCAGGGATGCTGCATCACTTGAATTGGTTGATTGGCTCATGAAGAGGCCTGAGTGGAGTGTGATGGGGGGTAGAGACCATTTCTTGGTGGCTGGGAGGATCACTTGGGATTTTAGAAGATTGACTGATAATGAAACCAATTGGGGGAACAAACTTTTGTTCTTGCCAGCCACAAGAAACATGTCGATGCTAGTAGTGGAGGCAAGCCCATGGAATGCTAATGATTTTGGGATACCATATCCTACTTACTTTCACCCGGCGAAGGATGCTGATGTTTTCATTTGGCAGGACAGGATGAGGAAATTGAAGCGGAAGTATCTCTTTTCATTTGCCGGTGCACCGCGTCCCGACAATCCAGAGTCAATTAGAGGCCAGATCGTAGACCAGTGCAGAAATTCCAAGATCTGTAAATTGTTGGAGTGTGACCTTGGAGAGAGCAAGTGTCACTCTCCAAGCAGCATAATGAAGATGTTCCAGAGTTCTTTGTTTTGCTTACAACCTCAGGGAGATTCTTATACAAGGAGATCGGCTTTCGACTCAATGTTAGCTGGCTGCATACCTGTTTTCTTCCATCCTGGATCTGCATATATACAATATATATGGCATCTCCCAAGAAACTACTCAACTTATTCTGTATTTATCCCCGAGGACGACATTAGAAAGAGGAATGTCAGCATTGAAGAGAGGTTAAAGCAAATCTCCCCGGACATCATCAAACAAATGCGAGAAACAGTTATAGGTCTTATTCCGAAGTTGATTTACGCCGACCCTAGATCTAAAATGGAGACTCTAAAGGATGCCTTTGATGTGTCTGTACAAGCAGTCATTGACAGAGTTACAAAACTGAGAAAGGACTTGATTGAAGGCCGAGAAGATAAGGAGTTCATCGAAGAGAACAGCTGGAAGTATGCTTTGTTAGAGGGTGGGCAGAGAACAGTTGGGGCACATGAATGGGATCCTTTCTTTTCTAAGCTGAAGGACACTAATGGAGATTCTGCTTCTTCATCTGCTGAAGCTGCCAAGAATTCCTGGAAGAATGAACAAAGAAGTCAGGCTTGA
- the LOC122008046 gene encoding xyloglucan galactosyltransferase KATAMARI1 homolog isoform X2, with translation MLKLDKMDQGLKGFPFTRALRTIENKSDPCGGRYIYVHDLPSRFNTDMLTDCRKLSLWTNMCKFTSNVGMGPPLEDADGVFLNTGWYATNQFAVDVIFNNRMKQYDCLTKDSSIAAAVFVPFYAGFDIARYLWGYNISVRDAASLELVDWLMKRPEWSVMGGRDHFLVAGRITWDFRRLTDNETNWGNKLLFLPATRNMSMLVVEASPWNANDFGIPYPTYFHPAKDADVFIWQDRMRKLKRKYLFSFAGAPRPDNPESIRGQIVDQCRNSKICKLLECDLGESKCHSPSSIMKMFQSSLFCLQPQGDSYTRRSAFDSMLAGCIPVFFHPGSAYIQYIWHLPRNYSTYSVFIPEDDIRKRNVSIEERLKQISPDIIKQMRETVIGLIPKLIYADPRSKMETLKDAFDVSVQAVIDRVTKLRKDLIEGREDKEFIEENSWKYALLEGGQRTVGAHEWDPFFSKLKDTNGDSASSSAEAAKNSWKNEQRSQA, from the coding sequence ATGCTCAAACTGGACAAGATGGATCAAGGTCTCAAGGGATTTCCTTTCACACGAGCCCTTCGGACAATAGAGAACAAGAGTGATCCGTGCGGTGGGAGGTACATCTACGTCCATGATCTTCCTTCGAGGTTCAATACCGACATGCTCACCGATTGTAGAAAGTTGAGCCTTTGGACCAATATGTGCAAGTTCACAAGTAATGTCGGTATGGGACCTCCACTAGAGGATGCTGATGGAGTTTTCTTGAATACAGGATGGTATGCTACTAATCAATTTGCAGTCGATGTGATCTTCAACAACCGAATGAAACAGTATGATTGCTTGACAAAAGATTCATCCATTGCCGCTGCTGTTTTTGTGCCTTTCTATGCTGGGTTCGACATAGCTCGATATCTTTGGGGATACAATATATCAGTCAGGGATGCTGCATCACTTGAATTGGTTGATTGGCTCATGAAGAGGCCTGAGTGGAGTGTGATGGGGGGTAGAGACCATTTCTTGGTGGCTGGGAGGATCACTTGGGATTTTAGAAGATTGACTGATAATGAAACCAATTGGGGGAACAAACTTTTGTTCTTGCCAGCCACAAGAAACATGTCGATGCTAGTAGTGGAGGCAAGCCCATGGAATGCTAATGATTTTGGGATACCATATCCTACTTACTTTCACCCGGCGAAGGATGCTGATGTTTTCATTTGGCAGGACAGGATGAGGAAATTGAAGCGGAAGTATCTCTTTTCATTTGCCGGTGCACCGCGTCCCGACAATCCAGAGTCAATTAGAGGCCAGATCGTAGACCAGTGCAGAAATTCCAAGATCTGTAAATTGTTGGAGTGTGACCTTGGAGAGAGCAAGTGTCACTCTCCAAGCAGCATAATGAAGATGTTCCAGAGTTCTTTGTTTTGCTTACAACCTCAGGGAGATTCTTATACAAGGAGATCGGCTTTCGACTCAATGTTAGCTGGCTGCATACCTGTTTTCTTCCATCCTGGATCTGCATATATACAATATATATGGCATCTCCCAAGAAACTACTCAACTTATTCTGTATTTATCCCCGAGGACGACATTAGAAAGAGGAATGTCAGCATTGAAGAGAGGTTAAAGCAAATCTCCCCGGACATCATCAAACAAATGCGAGAAACAGTTATAGGTCTTATTCCGAAGTTGATTTACGCCGACCCTAGATCTAAAATGGAGACTCTAAAGGATGCCTTTGATGTGTCTGTACAAGCAGTCATTGACAGAGTTACAAAACTGAGAAAGGACTTGATTGAAGGCCGAGAAGATAAGGAGTTCATCGAAGAGAACAGCTGGAAGTATGCTTTGTTAGAGGGTGGGCAGAGAACAGTTGGGGCACATGAATGGGATCCTTTCTTTTCTAAGCTGAAGGACACTAATGGAGATTCTGCTTCTTCATCTGCTGAAGCTGCCAAGAATTCCTGGAAGAATGAACAAAGAAGTCAGGCTTGA
- the LOC122008048 gene encoding WD repeat-containing protein LWD1-like: MGARGDVEVRERRPTPDLGSSEGDGDGDGDEDLQKQQRSEIYTYDAPWHIYAMNWSVRRDKRYRLAIGSLLEGYGNRMEIVQLDEASGEIRSDPALCIEHPFPPTKTMFVPDRECLRPDLLATSANFLRIWRVADDSSRIELRSLLNGNRNSEFCGPLTSFDWNEAEPRRIGTSSIDTTCTVWDIDREAVDTQLIAHDKEVYDIAWGGVGVFASVSADGSVRVFDLRDKEHSTIIYESADPPGTPLVRLGWNKQDPRYMATIIMDSAKVVVLDIRFPTFPVVELHRHQASVNAIAWAPHSSCHICTAGDDSQALIWDLSSMGGDHGNVQKSMAAASAEGGLDPILAYTAGAEIEQLQWSSSQPDWVAIAYSNKLQILRV; encoded by the coding sequence ATGGGAGCGAGAGGAGATGTCGAGGTCCGGGAACGACGGCCCACTCCTGATCTCGGATCCTCGGagggcgacggcgacggcgacggcgacgagGACCTGCAGAAGCAGCAGCGCTCGGAGATCTACACCTACGATGCGCCTTGGCACATCTATGCCATGAACTGGAGCGTCCGCCGAGACAAGCGCTACCGCCTCGCCATCGGTAGCCTCCTCGAGGGCTACGGCAACCGGATGGAGATCGTGCAGCTGGACGAGGCTTCCGGAGAGATCCGCTCTGACCCGGCCCTCTGCATCGAGCATCCATTCCCTCCCACCAAAACCATGTTTGTTCCCGACCGCGAGTGCCTCCGTCCGGACCTCCTCGCTACCTCTGCGAACTTCCTCCGCATCTGGCGCGTCGCCGATGACTCCTCCCGAATTGAGCTCCGCTCGCTTCTTAACGGCAACCGTAACTCTGAGTTTTGCGGTCCACTGACTTCCTTCGACTGGAACGAGGCTGAACCCCGCCGCATAGGAACCTCCTCCATCGACACCACGTGTACTGTCTGGGACATTGACCGCGAGGCAGTCGACACCCAGCTCATCGCCCACGACAAGGAGGTCTACGACATCGCCTGGGGCGGCGTCGGCGTCTTTGCCTCCGTCTCCGCCGACGGGTCCGTCCGCGTCTTCGACCTCCGCGACAAGGAGCACTCCACCATCATATATGAGTCCGCCGATCCTCCTGGCACGCCGCTTGTCCGCCTCGGGTGGAACAAACAGGATCCCCGCTACATGGCCACCATCATAATGGATAGCGCCAAGGTCGTCGTCCTCGACATCCGCTTCCCTACCTTCCCCGTCGTCGAGCTCCACCGCCACCAGGCCAGCGTCAATGCAATCGCCTGGGCGCCCCATTCCTCCTGCCATATCTGCACCGCTGGCGATGACTCCCAGGCTCTGATATGGGACCTCTCGTCCATGGGCGGTGACCATGGCAACGTCCAGAAGTCTATGGCAGCCGCTTCTGCTGAGGGTGGCCTCGATCCCATACTTGCCTACACTGCCGGAGCAGAGATCGAGCAGCTGCAGTGGTCTTCCTCCCAGCCCGACTGGGTTGCCATTGCCTACTCCAATAAGCTTCAGATTCTGAGAGTTTAA
- the LOC122010614 gene encoding uncharacterized protein LOC122010614 has translation MRNCPIAWAGQYSGRSGKPTIILEAIADYDLWIWHAYFGLPGSNNDINVLEYSHLFANLAAGITIPARYVIQGKEYNMCYYLVDGIYPKWSTLVQTIHAPQGRKNKLFAMKQEVCRKDVERAFDVLQSRFAIVAGPSRFWQKNILHDILTSCIIMHNMIIEDEHDLNAPIVEHFEVSTPDVEPAIDDGTRFEEFLARYRQIKDKEVHIALRNALIEHL, from the coding sequence ATGAGAAATTGTCCAATAGCTTGGGCAGGACAATATTCTGGTCGTAGTGGAAAGCCAACAATTATTCTAGAAGCTATAGCCGATTATGATCTGTGGATTTGGCATGCATATTTTGGGTTGCCAGGATCGAACAATGATATTAATGTACTTGAGTATTCTCATCTTTTTGCTAATCTTGCTGCAGGTATTACAATTCCTGCTCGTTATGTCATTCAAGGAAAAGAGTACAATATGTGTTACTATTTAGTTGATGGTATATATCCAAAATGGTCAACACTTGTTCAAACGATTCATGCTCCACAAGGTCGAAAGAATAAATTATTTGCAATGAAGCAAGAAGTGTGTAGAAAGGATGTTGAGCGAGCATTTGACGTGCTCCAATCACGCTTTGCAATTGTTGCAGGACCTTCACGTTTTTGgcagaaaaatattttacatgatATACTGACATCATGTATTATTATGCATAATATGATAATTGAAGATGAACATGATTTAAATGCACCAATCGTGGAACACTTTGAGGTGTCGACTCCAGATGTTGAGCCCGCAATAGATGATGGTACTCGATTTGAAGAGTTTCTAGCTCGATACAGACAAATCAAAGACAAAGAAGTTCATATTGCCCTTCGAAATGCATTAATTGAGCATTTATAG
- the LOC122010615 gene encoding uncharacterized protein LOC122010615 yields MSTLVDEKGHAAIREAGGNTLEKTGRWLTRVKMLFAEDPKYTKGFKFDHVWNILKDIEKFGTDTMNTASMKSRQQNDNVDSSEQQFFEEAFHTHSYPCVSVFDLNITDLDSGATFNKRPPGVKKSKMKKKNDEQIAKVININAQLVETMNASTAVTAKMADTMLYKE; encoded by the exons atgagtacgctggtggacgagaaggggcACGCGGCAATTCGAGAAGCCGGAGGAaacacgctcgagaagaccggaagatgg TTAACTCGTGTCAAAATGTTATTTGCAGAAGACCCAAAATACACAAAGGGTTTCAAATTTGACCATGTCTGGAATATTCTCAAAGACATTGAAAAATTTGGTACTGACACTATGAATACTGCATCGATGAAATCGCGACAACAAAATGATAATGTTGATTCATCTGAACAACAATTCTTCGAGGAGGCATTTCATACACATTCATATCCTTGTGTGTCTGTTTTTGATCTTAATATCACTGATTTAGATAGCGGTGCTACTTTTAATAAACGACCTCCAGGGGTGAAAAAAAgtaaaatgaagaaaaagaatgaTGAACAAATTGCAAAGGTAATTAATATTAATGCTCAACTTGTTGAGACAATGAATGCAAGTACTGCTGTTACTGCAAAAATGGCAGATACTATGCTTTACAAGGAATAA
- the LOC122008049 gene encoding calnexin homolog, translating to MGGRNLTAPLVLMFIAALFSQIWASDPLFYESFDESFEGRWIVSEKADYEGTWKHSKSDGHEDYGLLVSEQARKYAIVKELEEPVALKDGTVLQFEVRLQNGLECGGAYLKYLRPQEAGWTPKGFNNESPFTIMFGPDKCGSTNKVHFILQHKNPKTGKFVEHHLKYPPSVPFDKNSHVYTAILKPDNELKILIDGEEKKKANLLSSDDFEPALIPPKTIPDHDDKKPEDWDERAKIPDPDAVKPDDWDEDAPMEIEDEEAVKPEGWLDDEPAETDDPEATKPEDWDDEEDGEWEAPKVDNPKCEAAPGCGEWKRPMKRNPAYKGKWSAPLIDNPNYKGIWKPQEIDNPEYFELDKPNIEPIDAIGIEIWTMQDGILFDNILISTDEKVAESYRLETWKPKYDVEKEKQKAEDAGAGFKDGLSGLQKKIFDVLYRIADIPFLKPHQIKIIDVIEKAEKQPTVTIGVLVSTVVVFATVIVRLLFGSKKKPQRQVSAPSASKTKSAETVGNDSPGTNGTNEEKEENVKVDDASAPRARKSRRET from the exons ATGGGTGGGAGGAACTTGACGGCACCGCTTGTCTTGATGTTTATTGCGGCCCTTTTCTCCCAGATTTGGGCGTCGGATCCG TTGTTCTACGAATCGTTTGACGAGTCTTTCGAGGGGCGATGGATTGTCTCCGAGAAGGCGGACTACGAAG GTACATGGAAACACTCGAAGAGTGATGGTCATGAAGACTATGGGCTTCTTGTCAGCGAACAAGCCAGAAAATATGCGATTGTCAAGGAACTTGAGGAGCCAGTTGCTCTCAAGGATGGAACAGTTCTTCAGTTTGAAGTCCGGTTACAAAATGGACTTGAATGTGGAGGCGCATATCTTAAGTACCTACGTCCACAAGAAGCTGGATGGACTCCTAAGGGATTTAATAATGAGTCTCCATTTACTATCATGTTTGGACCTGATAAGTGTGGGTCTACAAATAAGGTGCACTTCATCCTTCAGCACAAGAATCCTAAAACTGGAAAGTTTGTGGAACACCATCTGAAGTATCCTCCATCAGTACCATTTGACAAAAATTCTCATGTTTATACTGCTATTCTGAAACCTGACAATGAGCTGAAAATTTTGATTGACGgtgaagagaagaaaaaggcGAATTTATTGTCTTCTGATGACTTTGAGCCAGCTCTTATCCCGCCCAAAACAATTCCTGACCATGATGACAAGAAACCTGAGGATTGGGATGAGCGAGCTAAAATTCCAGACCCTGATGCAGTAAAGCCTGATGACTGGGATGAAGATGCGCCAATGGAGATTGAAGATGAGGAAGCTGTCAAACCAGAAGGATGGCTGGATGATGAACCTGCGGAAACTGATGACCCTGAAGCAACAAAGCCAGAGGATTGGGATGATGAAGAGGATGGAGAATGGGAAGCACCCAAGGTTGACAACCCCAAGTGTGAAGCAGCACCCGGCTGTGGAGAGTGGAAGAGGCCCATGAAGAGGAATCCAGCATACAAGGGGAAGTGGTCTGCTCCTCTAATTGACAATCCGAACTACAAGGGTATCTGGAAGCCACAAGAGATAGATAACCCCGAATACTTCGAACTGGACAAACCGAACATTGAGCCTATTGATGCCATTGGTATTGAGATATGGACCATGCAGGATGGGATTCTGtttgacaatattttgatatctACTGACGAGAAGGTTGCTGAGTCGTATCGGTTGGAGACATGGAAGCCTAAGTATGACGTTGAGAAAGAAAAGCAGAAGGCTGAAGACGCTGGTGCTGGGTTTAAAGATGGACTTTCAGGTCTCCAG AAGAAGATATTTGATGTTCTCTACAGGATAGCAGACATTCCTTTCTTGAAACCACACCAGATAAAAATCATT GATGTTATTGAGAAAGCAGAGAAACAACCTACCGTCACCATTGGAGTTCTGGTATCCACGGTAGTGGTATTTGCCACTGTCATAGTCAGGCTTCTCTTTGGTAGCAAAAAGAAACCTCAG AGACAAGTCTCAGCACCGTCTGCTTCCAAAACCAAGTCAGCCGAAACTGTTGGGAATGATTCTCCAGGCACTAATGGCActaatgaagagaaagaagagaatgTAAAAGTTGATGATGCATCTGCTCCTCGAGCTCGGAAATCCAGAAGGGAGACCTGA